One genomic segment of Thermus thermamylovorans includes these proteins:
- a CDS encoding chromosome segregation protein ScpA, which produces MIRLEFPGFSGAPQELREALRRGRVSPRGLPVLLIVEQALAQVPEDLRARAELLPLLAELLVLKLAPEKALTPKEEGEEAPIVRVLVDLSETVAFLEERLRRRARLLPVAPPPVPKPALRLSPRALREAARPFRKAVLALPREGFGLREAWERLRPFLRGRVAFHRLPLRGWGERAVGFAALLEAHRLGLVRLCQEEPFGPLWVEAKGALEGRRLA; this is translated from the coding sequence GTGATCCGCCTCGAGTTCCCCGGGTTTTCCGGCGCGCCGCAGGAGTTGCGGGAGGCCCTCAGGCGGGGTCGGGTTTCCCCCAGGGGGCTTCCTGTGCTCCTCATCGTGGAGCAGGCCCTGGCCCAGGTGCCGGAGGACCTCCGCGCCCGGGCGGAGCTTTTGCCCCTTCTGGCCGAACTTCTGGTGCTGAAGCTTGCCCCGGAGAAGGCCCTCACCCCGAAGGAGGAAGGGGAGGAGGCCCCCATCGTGCGGGTGCTGGTGGACCTTTCCGAAACCGTGGCCTTTTTGGAGGAGCGCCTCCGGCGGCGGGCCCGGCTCCTCCCCGTGGCCCCGCCCCCGGTGCCCAAGCCCGCCCTGCGCCTTTCCCCCAGGGCGCTCAGGGAGGCCGCCCGGCCCTTCCGCAAGGCGGTGCTGGCCCTGCCCCGGGAGGGCTTCGGCCTGCGGGAGGCCTGGGAGCGGCTGAGGCCCTTCCTAAGGGGGCGGGTGGCCTTCCACCGCCTCCCCTTGCGGGGCTGGGGGGAAAGGGCGGTGGGCTTCGCCGCCCTCCTGGAAGCCCACCGCCTGGGCCTGGTGCGGCTATGCCAGGAAGAACCCTTCGGTCCCCTCTGGGTGGAGGCGAAGGGGGCACTGGAGGGGAGGCGGCTGGCGTAG